The following is a genomic window from Oncorhynchus masou masou isolate Uvic2021 chromosome 6, UVic_Omas_1.1, whole genome shotgun sequence.
ttttgctgcgattacagctgtaagtcgcttggggtatgtctctatcagttttgcacatcgagagactgacattttttcccattcctccttgcaaaacagctcgagctcagtgaggttggatggagagcatttgtgaacagaagttttcagttctttccacagattctcgattggattcaggtctggactttgacttggccattctaacacctggatatgtttatttttgaaccattccattgtagattttgctttatgttttgtatcattgtcttgttggaagacaaatctccgtcccagtctcaggtcttttgcagactccatcaggttttcttccagaatggtcctgtatttggcaccatccatcttcccatcaattttaaccatcttccctgtccctgctgaagaaaagcaggcccaaacaatgatgctgccaccaccatgtttgacagtgggaatggtgtggtcagggtgatgagctgtgttgcttttacgccaaacataacgttttgcattgttgccaaaaagttcaattttggtttcatctgaccagagcaccttcttccacatgtttggtgtgtctcccaggtggcttgtggcaaactttaaacaacactttttatggatatctttaagaaatggctttcttcttgccactcttccataaaggccagatttgtgcaatatacgactgattgttgtcctatggacagagtctcccacctcagctgtagatctctgcagttcatccagagtgatcatgggcctcttggctgcatctctgatcagtcttctccttgtatgagctgaaagtttagagggacggccaggtcttggtagatttgcagtggtctgatactccttccatttcaatattatcgcttgcacagtgctccttgggatgtttaaagcttgggaaatcttttcgtatccaaatccggctttaaacttcttcacaacagtatctcggacctgcctggtgtgttccttgttcttcatgatgctctctgcgcttttaacggacctctgagactatcacagtgcaggtgcatttatacggagacttgattacacacaggtggattgtatttatcatcattagtcatttaagtcaacattggatcattcagagatcctcactgaacttctggagagagtttgctgcactgaaagtaaaggggctgaataattttgcacgcccaatttttcagtttttgatttgttaaaaaagtttgaaatatccaataaatgttgttccacttcatgattgtgtcccacttgttgttgattcttcacaaaaaaatacagttttatatctttatgtttgaagcctgaaatgtggcaaaaggtcgcaaagttcaagggggccgaatactttcgcaaggcactgtatgtaacaTATTCATGTCcaacctacacaaacacacatacactaatCAAACATTTAGCGTTCTTGTATATCGCACCTCATAGGAACCCTACATAGATTTTGGTggtcactgtactgtatgtatataaatATCATTATAAATgccatttgattaatttattGTATGTGTAAACTAAATGCGAAGGAACAGAGATATTCACTGCTGTATGTCTAATATGCCAACGCACCCTTATTCACTAGCAGTGCCATCTGACTAAATCACAGATATATAGAGGGGTTTCACTTCTTGATGTAGAATGGGTAGAGTTCAGTCGCGGCGGCCATATTGGTAGGGAGGTTTGGGATGGTTGCCTACATGCGTTTTTCTGTGCTCTAGTGAAATGTAGCCTCCGTATCATCCGTCTGGCTCACGTTTCCATATCGGTGGGTACTTTAAAAAAACACGAGGAATCTAGTCTTGTCTTCTCTACCCATTCTGCTTCTACGCTATGTGACTGTTCTCCAGTTCATGTGTGAATAGAACCGGTTTCAAGTCATTGTGACTAGTGTACTGTACGTTCCCAGTGTCTCCCCTCCTGCAGTGCTGTGTTTGGAATGCTAACGTgagcgtgtgtatctgtgtcaTAATGCAAGTGACTAACTAACTACCCCACCGGGGGAAGAAGGGAACCATatgaagaaaagaaagaaagtgtGTTGTTGACTAATAACAGTATTATGTATCTGGGTAACCTTTATAAGATAATGGTGTTGTGATTGTGATTTTAAATGGGGAAGAGTTTGGGAatggtggaagggagggagagggtggaggatgggGTATTTGTTTGTTAGAATTattgcagagggagggaggggatatggTATTCTGTTAAAGAAGAGAAGTTCACACATTGAGGAGGTATGCATCTTGGAAATAGGAATAGTTGGAATATGAGAATTCTGGGAACATGGGAATTGTGTTTGTTTCTGACTGTGTGTTGTCACTGCTTGTGGGCCTAAGCCCACTGGAGAACCAGTCTATAGAATCAGAATGACTGGAAAGGACATTCCAACTCAAAACATTACATCCTGTGTTCCACTGGACCATTTGGAATGACTGAAAAATCCTATTTTTGCAGGCCAGTGGAGCCTACATGAATACATGTTTCTGGCAGACAGGTTGGAATGTCAATTATCATCAAATCCAGTCAAATTCGGGAACTGTGTCCTATCGAGTTATTCTCTTTCTATGGCCCTGCCTCTCACACTGCTAGTACACAGAGTAAGACGAAGTTGCCTCTTGACACTGATCTAAGGCAGTAGAAGCTGCTGAGGCGAagaaggctcataataatggctggaactgaGCAAAAGGAATAGcattaaacacatggaaaccatgtgtttgatgtatttgataccactCCATTGATTTTGCTCCATTACCACatgcccgtcctccccaattaaggtgccaccaacctcctgtgattgaaggtcagttttgcatttcacacCCAAATGGTAAGGGTAAGCTGATCCGAGATCTGTGTCTATGAGCAACCTCTATACCGGGGTCCTTTTCCAGCCGCAGGCGGCCAGAGCAGGCCCTGGCTGTAATCTGTCATGGTTCATATTAATTATTATCATTATATATTGAAACATTGTGATTGTTTTGAGAGAAAACCGAGAAAGAGATAGAAAATAGTTGTTGttcttttttttatttgtaactgGCTTTACAAACTTATGCTTTAATAAATTATCGGAAATTGTCCAGTCTTCTCTTCTATACACGCACGCGAACACAGAGCCTGGTTGTTATATTTCCGCTTGGGTGACCACATAATGATCCATATGTAAAATACACAAATGCGGGACAACGGAATGTTTTTGCGGGCCAGTGCAGCCTACATGAATACATGTTTCTGGCAGACAGTTCGAAATGTCAGTTATCATCAAATGAATAGGAAGTCTGACTGAAATACGCAACAAATCTAACTTTGTTGGTAAATGAGTGGTGTTTTAATTTGTTGGTAAAATACGGGACATCAGACAAACCGCCAACATTGGGGTCTGTCCAGCAATCTGGGACACGTGGTCGCCCTAATTCCACCTGTCATTGGTTGGGCGCGCTCCGGGAGGAAGAAGGACAGACCTTTACGCCTCAACAGCACTTCAAGGGTTTCTTTTCCTCAAACGGGTTGCCTCAATTTCTCCCTGTTGTTACTGAAATAAGACAACTTTTTCAACTCAAGAGTAGTGCCATACACGACGGGATATTTTACTGTCAGAGTTTGGATTTTAAAGTTTCAATAAATGATGGATTTAAGGAGTTTGGTTGGCCTACCTGCTGTTCTGCTACTCTTCGGTGTAGTCGCTGTGTTCGCGCAAACTGCCGCACCTCGGATAGGTGAGTCAGTGACacttattttgttgtttttcttaACCATTGATTTATTGTCGCTTATAGATTATTTTGATGTATATGACAACATATTATAGTTGATTATGTTTGCTCTAGTTAGTCTATGACATTAATCACCGAAAATACAGCTGGTAGTGGAGTACCCTCAAACCAGAATTTCCCCGATTTCACGTTGTAGCATATTTCACAATGACTTTGACTTTAGGTAAAACACAAAATGACAATGCTTGTTTTCAGTTCCTTTTTATAATTATGTAATTTAGACTTCCATCAACCTTAACATGTAGATTATTATATTCAGATAATGGCTCATTAATTGCAAGTGGCTTGGTACATTGGTAACATATTTGGCCTATTCACTGTTAGGGAGTTGGCTCTCGCTTTCTGCTAAATGCTCGTGTAACTGAAACCTTTAAGCAGGAACGTTGGAGTGTTTTCAGTTCCTTCTCAGACACATTTCAGTAGCTATAATCGTGACTGACTGGCCCATTTAACTGTTAAGTGTTTGGGTGAAACCAGGTGAAGTGTCCAAAGAGACACCTGTTCCCTGTCTTGGAAGAATCCTTCGGCCTTTTAGCCCCATAGAAACCAGACTACCAGGCGTCCCATTCTTATCTGGAGCCATAGAACTAACAGAATGTACACAAACAATTCTGTGGAATCATACAGTCAAACAACAAATGGAAATATCTACAGTAGGCCTGGTCTTACTGCAGGTGAGAAGGCTTTATTACTGCTTCTAACTGCAGTTGTTTCGTGTGTTATGAACTACTGAtctaatgtttgtttttttcctcaatcaacctattttctctccctccctctctcagtgtgTGAGACTAAGAATGGAACAAGCTGTGAGGAATGTCTAAAGATTGTGACGGTGAGTCTGGGATTATTCTGGCACGTGAGTCAGGCACACTTTGGGTTTCCTGGTCCTGATTCCATCACTATACCTCCTGCTCATTGGTCTAACAGGGTCACATGTGTTCTGGTCCAGTTTACTTCGCTATACCTCTTGCTCATGGGAATAACAGGGTCACAAATGTTTTCTGTTGCACATGAATCAGCATATCAGCTCCACCCTCCACACCTGTCAGACAGGTTGGGGGACAAACTGAATACACACCTCTCtgccctcatttctctctctgcatccctccaTCCTTGGCATTGTGAACTCTATCCCTGCCATTCCTGAAACCCCTACTCATTCATAGTCCACATATATTTACATTAAGTTtgacttgtgtgtgtttgtgtcacagTGCCTGTGGTGTCAGAAGACTAAGATGTGTATCACGTACCCAGTCAAAACCATCCTCCCGCCGCACGCCCTCTGTCCCCTCAACGATGCACGCTGGGGACGCTGCTGGggtaagaaacacacacacacacacttctgctgGAGTAGGAACTAatgttgattgtgtgtgtgtcagtgaactTCCAGTCATTGATCATCGCCATGGCGGTGGTGGGTGGAGTCATTATCATCGCCTTCCTGGTCTGCCTCTTCTGCTGCTGCAAGTGTGAACACATCGGGTATAGTGcttataacacacacactcacacgtcaTTGATTTGTGTCGTCTGTTTCCAAAACACATCTCGGTTTGGGatgatatatattattatttttattttttatcgtTGACTTGCTTGAGTGTATTTATATCCAGTTTCAGCTAAATCTACTGGCACCCATATGCACTTTTCTTAGATAAGTCTCTATTTCTTATTTGTTTATtcagatccccattagcttttgccAAAGCAGAAGCGTTTCTTCCTGAGGTCcacaaaacatgacaagtaacGAAACAGTGATAGACAAAAACAGTAACACAAATTTAAAATAGAAagatatacaaacaatacaacagcAAAATAATAAACAATACAACTAAAAcatgatgtatgtgtgtgtgtccccttctAAAATAAGTAACAAATAAAAACATCTGGTCTTCACACCTTATTAGATTTTCAACATTGCAGAACCAATTGTATTTTTGTAAACTTAAGTTGACAATTTTAATTTAGAAAATGAAGGCAAATGGCATGGACTAAATGATTGGCACTCCGGAGCTAATacttggttgcacagcctttgtCCAAGGTAACTGCAGACAAACACGTCTTGTAGCCATCAATGATGTAACCCACTGTTCAGCAGAAAACTGCTCTAAATCTTCTATGTTTGAGGGTTACCCCCCTCAACTGATGTTTTCAGATCTCTCCGTAGGTTTTGGATGTGGTTCAAATCTGCACTCTTGGCTTGCCACTCCGGAACATTCCAGCATCTCTTCTTGAACCATTCCTGTGTGTTTTTTCATgtttggggttgttgtcctgctggaagatacACAACATTCAGTGGAGACCCATTTTTTGGACACTGGGTTGAACAAAACACCTGATAATCTGCTGATTTCATGATGCCTTGCACCCCTTCAAGGCCACCGGGACCAGAGGCAGCAGAgcaaccccacagcatgatcAAATCTCCCACATGTCAGACAAGAGTCCAGAACTGAATCACATCCAAAACCTATGGCGAGATTAGTAGTTGGAAGGAACCCCTCAAACATTTAAGTATTGGAACAATTTGCTGCTGAAAAGTGGGCCAAATGCCAGTAGAAAGTTACAGCAAACTCATTGATTGCTTCAAGAAGCGTTTGTCTGCAGTTATCTTGGCCAAGGTCTGTCCAACCATGTACTAGCTCCAGGGAGCCAATTTAGGAGCTGccatttgtctttattttcttAATAAAAATTCTCAACTTAGGTTTGCAAAAATTAAATTGTCTCTGCAATGTCGAAAATCCAATATCAATGTTTTTTAAAATTTCTATTTATTTTAAATGAAATAGGGAATAATTTAGTGCAAGGGTGCCTATATATTTGGCCTCAACTGTGTAGCTTGTGTTTGCTTTGCCGTGGTCAACTAAAGTGTGTAATtcttcacacacatacacgcactgACCTACCCCATGGAATGACCTCCAGGCACATGTATAAGTACTTAtccgcccgtgtgtgtgtgtgtgtgtgtgtcaggtctacgAGGTTCGATGCCAAGATGGAGAGACGGACCAATAAGATGAAGGGAAAACAGGAAGAGAGGTAAGATGTCATCATGGCACACAAACATCTGCGTATTTGTCTATCTATGTGAAGAAATGTACAATTAAAGAAAGTGTTTTGTTATTCTAAGTGTCAgtatttacgtgtgtgtgtgtgtgttcagctgacATACAACAAATTCCTCAGGGAGATATGGTAAACGTTACCCAGTTACCCTGTGTGTGCTGTATTTGACCTTAGTGTGTCTCTGACAATGTGACTGCGATCAGAACAATGCCCCAAGTTTCTTTTGTTAGTTCCATATCAGTTACAGCCAGAGTGACACAAAAGCATTACTGGAACAAACCTTTACATACGTCACAGCTAAGCTAACCGCCCAAACCGGTTTGTGCTCTACCTGGCTGGTCTGAAAGGTTGTGCAGTCCTCTTAAAATACGAAGTGTGTGTCTAACCAGCTGCTTGTCTTTGTGTTAACAGAAAGGCAGAGATGAAGATGAGGCATGAGGAAATCAGAACGAAATATGGTACGACTTGagatacacgcacacaaacacaaatgccACTCCTGTCATGTTTCCCCATTCCTGTCTGTGGAAAAGCACCATCACTACTCTGATGGAATTTAAAATGAAAGATGATCTCGAACTCCTGATGGAATTTAAAATGAAAGATGATCTCAAACTCCTGATGGAATTTAAAATGAAAGGTGATCTCAAACTCCTGCTttctcgttctctcgctctctttcttccAGGTCTCAGTGGGTCCAACCCGTACTCCAAGTTCTCCTGAGCTGATATTTGGACACTGTACTATCAACTGCCTTCCTTCTCTTTACAGCTGACCTTTCAAAACCCCCCCCCATTAATCATAAAAAGTCTTAGGTGTTTTTAAAGGATTTGTATAATTTCAGACCGTAAAATTGTGCACATCTCTTATTTCGTATGTTATGTcctgcaaaaaaatatatttcctgCAATTCGTATGATGTAACAAATtccaatttgtacaatatgttccGATTTTGTAAGTTCTTAAAATCCCGTTCAATATCTTTAACCGTTTTGAGGGGAATACATGAAACTGGCCTTAGATCAAAGTTTTGGGACAACCTGATATACAACATTATCTTCCCATGTAACACAGGTCATTAAACATTGTGTTGAATGTAATGAACAAAGTCTTCTACGAATACTTAGCTAGAACAAGTTCTGCGCTGCTTGGTGAGTGGTGCAGTGCAGAACATGTCTTGCAGTGCAGACTGTGAGGGCAGTGGAGAGGTGCAGTAGCCTTAAATGTACCTTATATACCTTCTGTGACTACTACTGTATTATAAACTCATAATGATGATGGTACTTGAGGGTTACTACTTGGTTGTATGAGATCTTGCCTATGCTCTACTTGAATGAGAAGATGCACTCCAGGAAAGTTGACCTTTTTCTATGTATATTTATCTGATGGTGAACTGAATCAGAAATGTGTCCAGTGCACGCACACCTGTACTCCATCAAACAATAAACTTGTATAGATGTATTGTTTTTCTAATTTTAACCAGAATTGTCCTTAATGAAGCACTATGCAGAAATTCCTCTGCCATTTCCTGCTTGCTAAATTATTAATAGTTCACcttatttcagtttgtgacaaaacaagcaagaaagtcat
Proteins encoded in this region:
- the LOC135542637 gene encoding pituitary tumor-transforming gene 1 protein-interacting protein-like — protein: MMDLRSLVGLPAVLLLFGVVAVFAQTAAPRIVCETKNGTSCEECLKIVTCLWCQKTKMCITYPVKTILPPHALCPLNDARWGRCWVNFQSLIIAMAVVGGVIIIAFLVCLFCCCKCEHIGSTRFDAKMERRTNKMKGKQEERKAEMKMRHEEIRTKYGLSGSNPYSKFS